One stretch of Mycolicibacterium fallax DNA includes these proteins:
- the mgtE gene encoding magnesium transporter, whose product MDTKSGPLHAPELADVVAAADPDALADWLHHRALPADRSHALARLPRAALRALAGFAATDDTVELLDSVDDELAARLLRAAVPADSVRLVDALDSDRGADLLRELDEDTRGRILTGLPAERAAALRALLSWPVDSAAAHMVPETLTVSPGATAAEAIDTVRTRASDLRTDARTGAYIFIVESDGRLAGVVGFRDLVLAAPATPVATLMDTQVRTVAALDDAEDAARALDAYDLVAVPVVDERGRLLGIVTEDDAADIAAEEATEDAERQGGSAPLEVPYLRASPLLLWRKRIVWLLLLFAAEAYTGTVLRHFADEMEAVVALAFFIPLLIGTGGNTGTQITTTLVRAMATGQVRLRDVPAVLVKELSTGAMIALTMALAAVIRAWTLGVGPEITVTVALTVVAIVLWSALISSVLPPLLKKIRVDPALVSGPMISTIVDGTGLIIYFMIAHATLSQLQGL is encoded by the coding sequence ATGGACACCAAATCCGGTCCGCTGCACGCCCCCGAACTGGCCGACGTCGTCGCCGCAGCCGACCCCGACGCGCTGGCCGACTGGCTGCACCACCGCGCGCTGCCCGCCGACCGATCGCACGCGCTGGCCCGGCTGCCGCGCGCCGCACTGCGCGCCCTGGCCGGCTTCGCCGCCACCGACGACACGGTCGAGCTGCTGGACTCCGTCGACGACGAGTTGGCCGCCCGGTTGCTGCGCGCAGCGGTCCCCGCCGACAGCGTCCGCCTCGTCGACGCGCTCGACAGCGACCGAGGCGCCGACCTGCTGCGCGAACTCGACGAGGACACCCGGGGCCGGATCCTGACCGGGCTGCCGGCCGAGCGCGCCGCCGCGCTGCGCGCCCTGCTGAGCTGGCCGGTGGACAGTGCGGCCGCGCACATGGTGCCCGAGACGCTGACGGTCTCCCCCGGCGCCACCGCCGCCGAGGCGATCGACACGGTGCGCACCCGGGCCAGCGACCTGCGCACCGACGCCCGCACCGGGGCCTACATCTTCATCGTCGAGTCCGACGGCCGGCTGGCCGGCGTGGTCGGCTTTCGCGACCTGGTGCTGGCCGCTCCCGCCACCCCAGTCGCCACCCTGATGGACACCCAGGTCCGCACGGTCGCCGCGCTCGACGACGCCGAGGACGCCGCCCGCGCGCTGGACGCCTACGACCTGGTGGCGGTGCCCGTCGTCGACGAGCGGGGCCGACTGCTGGGCATCGTCACCGAGGACGACGCCGCCGACATCGCCGCCGAGGAGGCCACCGAGGACGCCGAACGGCAGGGCGGTTCGGCGCCGCTGGAGGTGCCCTACCTGCGGGCCTCGCCGCTGCTGCTGTGGCGCAAGCGGATCGTCTGGCTGCTGCTGCTGTTCGCCGCCGAGGCCTACACCGGCACCGTGCTGCGGCATTTCGCGGACGAGATGGAGGCCGTCGTCGCGCTGGCGTTCTTCATCCCGCTGCTGATCGGCACCGGCGGCAACACCGGCACCCAGATCACCACCACCCTGGTGCGGGCGATGGCCACCGGTCAAGTCCGGCTGCGCGACGTCCCGGCGGTGCTGGTCAAGGAACTGTCCACCGGCGCGATGATCGCGCTGACCATGGCGCTGGCCGCCGTCATCCGGGCCTGGACGCTGGGGGTGGGACCGGAGATCACCGTGACGGTGGCGCTGACGGTGGTGGCGATCGTGCTGTGGTCGGCGCTGATCTCCTCGGTGCTGCCGCCGCTGCTGAAGAAGATCCGCGTCGATCCGGCGCTGGTGTCCGGGCCGATGATCTCCACCATCGTCGACGGCACCGGGTTGATCATCTACTTCATGATCGCCCACGCCACGCTGTCCCAGCTGCAGGGGCTGTGA